In Salmo salar chromosome ssa15, Ssal_v3.1, whole genome shotgun sequence, one genomic interval encodes:
- the LOC100194790 gene encoding pre-mRNA-splicing regulator WTAP isoform X1, translated as MTNEEPLPKKVRLSESDMKTLTREELCVRWNQHEAYVQILEAKYADLNSNDVTGLKESEEKLKQQQQEASRRENILVMRLATKEQEMQECTTQIQYLKQVQQPSAAQLRSSMVDPAINLFFLKMKGELEQTKDKLEQAQNELSAWKFTPDSQTGKKLMAKCRMLIQENQELGRQLSQGRIAQLEAELALQKKYSEELKSSQDELNDFIIQLDEEVEGMQSTILVLQQQLRETRQQLSQNPAQAASAGAGPSRTSPSAEPPSQPEQPSAQAGKDCGRVSNGPSNGSSSSQRGAATTPSLYREVSSTEEDFPPSPMVSSPGEGETKLSNHSEEAAGGQTGGGAGGTAAGGFGSQLSTGYESVDSPTGSETSLTQHSNDTDSNTDPHEDKSAPVVKGNRTAGSRQAQNGLSASGGTVL; from the exons ATGACAAATGAGGAACCTCTTCCAAAGAAG GTTCGCCTCAGTGAATCTGACATGAAGACCCTGACCAGAGAGGAACTGTGTGTGAG GTGGAACCAACATGAAGCCTACGTCCAGATCCTGGAGGCAAAATATGCTGATCTGAATT CGAATGATGTGACTGGGCTGAAGGAGTCTGAGGAGAAgctgaagcagcagcagcaggaggcgTCACGCAGGGAGAACATCCTGGTCATGCGGCTCGCTACCAAGGAGCAGGAAATGCAAGAGTGTACA ACCCAGATCCAGTACCTCAAGCAAGTACAGCAACCCAGTGCCGCCCAACTGCGGTCATCCATGGTAGACCCGGCCATCAACTTATTTTTCCTCAAAATGAAGGGTGAACTGGAACAGACTAAAGACAAACTGGAGCAGGCCCAAAATGAACTGAGTGCCTGGAAATTTACACCAGATAG CCAGACGGGGAAGAAGCTAATGGCCAAGTGCCGGATGCTGATCCAGgagaaccaggagctggggaggcaACTGTCCCAGGGACGTATCGCCCAGTTGGAGGCAGAGCTGGCCCTGCAGAAGAAGTACAGCGAGGAGCTCAAGAGCAGCCAAGACG AGTTGAACGATTTCATCATCCAGCTGGATGAGGAAGTAGAGGGCATGCAGAGCACCATCCTGGTCCTCCAGCAGCAGCTCAGGGAGACCCGTCAGCAGCTCTCCCAGAACCCAGCTCAGGCTGCCTCCGCTGGGGCAGGCCCCAGCAGGACTTCACCCTCCGCCGAGCCCCCCAGCCAGCCCGAGCAGCCCTCCGCCCAAGCTGGGAAAGACTGCGGAAGGGTCTCCAACGGACCAAGCAATGGCAGCTCGTCCTCCCAGAGGGGTGCGGCGACCACCCCCAGCCTGTACCGCGAGGTCAGCAGCACAGAGGAAGACTTTCCCCCGTCCCCCATGGTCTCCAGCCCCGGTGAGGGCGAGACGAAACTCTCCAACCACTCAGAGGAGGCAGCGGGGGGCCAGACTGGTGGCGGTGCAGGGGGTACAGCAGCAGGGGGGTTCGGGAGCCAGCTGAGCACAGGGTATGAGAGCGTGGACTCCCCGACGGGCAGCGAGACGTCCTTGACGCAGCACTCGAACGACACAGACTCCAACACCGACCCCCACGAAGACAAGTCTGCCCCGGTAGTCAAGGGCAACAGGACTGCGGGGTCGCGGCAGGCTCAGAACGGCCTGAGCGCGAGCGGTGGCACAGTTTTGTAA